Proteins encoded by one window of Thermodesulfobacteriota bacterium:
- a CDS encoding XTP/dITP diphosphatase, protein MIKEVVLATTNKGKVREFSKLLQGVFETVLSLSDIGNPPEVIEDGQTFKDNALKKAREIAAYSGKLTLADDSGLEVDALEGRPGVYSARYSGEGANDKSNIEKVLIELGDNPVRDARFVCVLALVDPKGDELTVEGFCEGQILDHIRGEGGFGYDPIFYLPNLNKTMAEIDSELKNQISHRAKALFKLREILRSK, encoded by the coding sequence ATGATCAAAGAAGTCGTACTCGCAACCACGAATAAGGGTAAAGTCAGAGAGTTCTCTAAACTACTACAAGGAGTATTTGAAACTGTATTGTCTCTTTCTGATATAGGAAACCCTCCAGAAGTGATAGAAGACGGTCAGACATTTAAAGATAATGCGCTTAAAAAAGCTAGAGAGATAGCCGCGTACTCTGGAAAATTAACTCTAGCAGATGACTCTGGACTTGAGGTAGATGCCTTAGAAGGCCGTCCGGGTGTGTACTCTGCCAGGTATTCAGGTGAAGGTGCCAATGATAAGTCTAATATAGAGAAGGTTTTAATCGAATTAGGTGATAATCCTGTTAGAGACGCAAGATTTGTTTGTGTCCTGGCGCTAGTTGATCCTAAAGGAGATGAACTCACAGTTGAAGGATTTTGCGAAGGGCAGATTTTAGACCATATAAGAGGCGAAGGCGGTTTTGGTTATGATCCTATATTTTATTTGCCTAATCTTAATAAAACTATGGCTGAAATTGACTCTGAGCTCAAAAATCAGATAAGTCACCGGGCAAAAGCATTGTTCAAATTAAGAGAAATACTGCGTTCTAAGTAG
- the rph gene encoding ribonuclease PH yields MARKRKSDQMRPVKITRGFMKNAEGSALIEMGETKVICTATVEESVPPFLRDTGTGWVTTEYAMLPRSTQERIRRDGVRGKIGGRSHEIQRIIGRVLRAVIDFDKLGERSITIDCDVMQADGGTRTASITGGFVALADACNYLVKKGLVKENPLIDYIAAVSVGIVDGKTVLDLDYEMDSSAEVDMNIAMTGSGLLVEVQGTAEEKPFSKNRLTDMVKLAEKGIKQLIKKQKEALTK; encoded by the coding sequence ATGGCTAGAAAAAGAAAGTCAGACCAAATGAGGCCTGTAAAAATCACACGCGGATTTATGAAAAATGCTGAAGGTTCAGCTCTAATAGAAATGGGTGAAACAAAGGTAATATGCACAGCAACAGTTGAAGAAAGCGTTCCACCTTTCTTGCGCGATACTGGAACCGGATGGGTAACTACAGAGTATGCGATGCTGCCCCGCTCCACGCAAGAGCGCATTAGGCGCGATGGAGTCAGAGGCAAAATAGGAGGACGGTCTCATGAGATACAAAGAATCATTGGACGCGTTCTAAGAGCTGTTATCGACTTTGATAAGTTAGGTGAGAGATCAATAACAATAGATTGTGATGTAATGCAGGCTGACGGAGGTACTAGAACCGCTTCTATTACAGGAGGGTTTGTAGCCTTAGCTGATGCTTGTAATTACCTAGTCAAAAAGGGGCTTGTTAAAGAAAACCCTTTAATTGATTATATAGCGGCTGTTAGCGTTGGAATTGTTGATGGAAAAACTGTTTTAGATTTAGATTATGAAATGGATTCATCAGCCGAAGTAGATATGAATATCGCAATGACAGGATCTGGCCTCTTAGTAGAGGTTCAAGGTACCGCTGAAGAGAAACCCTTTAGTAAAAACAGACTAACAGATATGGTAAAACTGGCAGAGAAAGGCATAAAACAGCTTATCAAAAAGCAAAAAGAAGCACTGACAAAATAG